A portion of the Sus scrofa isolate TJ Tabasco breed Duroc chromosome 5, Sscrofa11.1, whole genome shotgun sequence genome contains these proteins:
- the PCBP2 gene encoding poly(rC)-binding protein 2 isoform X6, with translation MDTGVIEGGLNVTLTIRLLMHGKEVGSIIGKKGESVKKMREESGARINISEGNCPERIITLAGPTNAIFKAFAMIIDKLEEDISSSMTNSTAASRPPVTLRLVVPASQCGSLIGKGGCKIKEIRESTGAQVQVAGDMLPNSTERAITIAGIPQSIIECVKQICVVMLETLSQSPPKGVTIPYRPKPSSSPVIFAGGQDRYSTGSDSASFPHTTPSMCLNPDLEGPPLEAYTIQGQYAIPQPDLTKLHQLAMQQSHFPMTHGNTGFSGLDASAQTTSHELTIPNDLIGCIIGRQGAKINEIRQMSGAQIKIANPVEGSTDRQVTITGSAASISLAQYLINVSLENAKPSSQAASVTIPDHLSINLSQPSTPSSSSSSSTTTPSLATAGTSDAPSSLPNPLPTAPCVSSLLGMKPIPLLALNVVSAAKGTGASATTTTTSAVPCVTNKLKSEKQRFSPY, from the exons ATGGACACCGGTGTGATTGAAGGTGGATTAAATGTCACTCTCACCATCCGGCTACTTATGCATGGAAAG GAAGTTGGCAGTATCATCGGAAAG AAAGGAGAATCGGTTAAGAAGATGCGAGAGGAG AGTGGTGCACGTATCAACATCTCAGAAGGGAATTGTCCTGAGAGAATTATCACTTTGGCTGGACCCACTAATGCCATCTTCAAAGCCTTTGCTATGATCATTGACAAACTGGAAGAG GACATCAGCAGCTCTATGACCAATAGCACAGCTGCCAGTAGACCCCCAGTCACCCTGAGGCTGGTGGTCCCTGCTAGTCAGTGTGGCTCTCTCATTGGGAAAGGTGGTTGCAAGATCAAAGAGATTCGGGAG AGTACAGGAGCTCAGGTCCAGGTGGCAGGGGACATGCTCCCCAACTCCACTGAGCGGGCCATCACTATTGCTGGCATCCCGCAATCCATCATTGAGTGTGTGAAACAGATCTGCGTGGTCATGTTGGAG actCTCTCCCAGTCCCCCCCGAAGGGCGTGACCATCCCGTACCGGCCCAAGCCGTCCAGTTCTCCGGTCATCTTTGCAGGTGGTCAG GACAGGTACAGCACAGGCAGCGACAGTGCGAGCTTTCCCCACACCACCCCGTCCATGTGCCTCAACCCTGACCTGGAGGGACCACCTCTAGAG GCCTATACCATTCAAGGACAGTATGCCATTCCACAGCCAGAT TTGACCAAGCTGCACCAGTTGGCAATGCAACAGTCTCATTTTCCCATGacgcatggcaacaccggattcagTG GTTTGGATGCATCTGCTCAGACTACTTCTCATGAACTCACCATTCCAAACGAT ttGATTGGCTGCATAATCGGGCGTCAAGGCGCCAAAATCAATGAGATCCGTCAGATGTCTGGGGCGCAGATCAAAATTGCGAACCCAGTGGAAGGATCTACTGATAGGCAGGTTACCATCACTGGATCTGCTGCCAGCATTAGCCTGGCTCAATATCTAATCAATGTCAG TTTAGAAAACGCTAAACCCTCCTCCCAGGCAGCCTCCGTCACGATCCCTGATCACCTCAGCATCAACCTCTCTCAACCCTccaccccttcttcttcttcttcctcctccaccaccaccccctcgCTCGCCACAGCGGGGACCTCCGACGCACCCTCCAGCCTCCCCAACCCTCTTCCGACCGCCCCTTGTGTCTCCAGTCTGCTTGGCATGAAACCCATCCCTCTCCTGGCTCTAAATGTTGTGTCTGCTGCTAAGGGTACCGGGGCTTCagctaccaccaccaccacctctgccGTGCCATGTGTAACTAACAAACTGAAAAGCGAGAAACAGAGATTCTCTCCCTACTGA
- the PCBP2 gene encoding poly(rC)-binding protein 2 isoform X38, with protein sequence MDTGVIEGGLNVTLTIRLLMHGKEVGSIIGKKGESVKKMREESGARINISEGNCPERIITLAGPTNAIFKAFAMIIDKLEEDISSSMTNSTAASRPPVTLRLVVPASQCGSLIGKGGCKIKEIRESTGAQVQVAGDMLPNSTERAITIAGIPQSIIECVKQICVVMLETLSQSPPKGVTIPYRPKPSSSPVIFAGGQAYTIQGQYAIPQPDLTKLHQLAMQQSHFPMTHGNTGFSAGLDASAQTTSHELTIPNDLIGCIIGRQGAKINEIRQMSGAQIKIANPVEGSTDRQVTITGSAASISLAQYLINVRLSSETGGMGSS encoded by the exons ATGGACACCGGTGTGATTGAAGGTGGATTAAATGTCACTCTCACCATCCGGCTACTTATGCATGGAAAG GAAGTTGGCAGTATCATCGGAAAG AAAGGAGAATCGGTTAAGAAGATGCGAGAGGAG AGTGGTGCACGTATCAACATCTCAGAAGGGAATTGTCCTGAGAGAATTATCACTTTGGCTGGACCCACTAATGCCATCTTCAAAGCCTTTGCTATGATCATTGACAAACTGGAAGAG GACATCAGCAGCTCTATGACCAATAGCACAGCTGCCAGTAGACCCCCAGTCACCCTGAGGCTGGTGGTCCCTGCTAGTCAGTGTGGCTCTCTCATTGGGAAAGGTGGTTGCAAGATCAAAGAGATTCGGGAG AGTACAGGAGCTCAGGTCCAGGTGGCAGGGGACATGCTCCCCAACTCCACTGAGCGGGCCATCACTATTGCTGGCATCCCGCAATCCATCATTGAGTGTGTGAAACAGATCTGCGTGGTCATGTTGGAG actCTCTCCCAGTCCCCCCCGAAGGGCGTGACCATCCCGTACCGGCCCAAGCCGTCCAGTTCTCCGGTCATCTTTGCAGGTGGTCAG GCCTATACCATTCAAGGACAGTATGCCATTCCACAGCCAGAT TTGACCAAGCTGCACCAGTTGGCAATGCAACAGTCTCATTTTCCCATGacgcatggcaacaccggattcagTG caGGTTTGGATGCATCTGCTCAGACTACTTCTCATGAACTCACCATTCCAAACGAT ttGATTGGCTGCATAATCGGGCGTCAAGGCGCCAAAATCAATGAGATCCGTCAGATGTCTGGGGCGCAGATCAAAATTGCGAACCCAGTGGAAGGATCTACTGATAGGCAGGTTACCATCACTGGATCTGCTGCCAGCATTAGCCTGGCTCAATATCTAATCAATGTCAG GCTTTCCTCGGAGACGGGTGGCATGGGGAGCAGCTAG
- the PCBP2 gene encoding poly(rC)-binding protein 2 isoform X21, whose protein sequence is MDTGVIEGGLNVTLTIRLLMHGKEVGSIIGKKGESVKKMREESGARINISEGNCPERIITLAGPTNAIFKAFAMIIDKLEEDISSSMTNSTAASRPPVTLRLVVPASQCGSLIGKGGCKIKEIRESTGAQVQVAGDMLPNSTERAITIAGIPQSIIECVKQICVVMLESPPKGVTIPYRPKPSSSPVIFAGGQLTKLHQLAMQQSHFPMTHGNTGFSGIESSSPEVKGYWAGLDASAQTTSHELTIPNDLIGCIIGRQGAKINEIRQMSGAQIKIANPVEGSTDRQVTITGSAASISLAQYLINVSLENAKPSSQAASVTIPDHLSINLSQPSTPSSSSSSSTTTPSLATAGTSDAPSSLPNPLPTAPCVSSLLGMKPIPLLALNVVSAAKGTGASATTTTTSAVPCVTNKLKSEKQRFSPY, encoded by the exons ATGGACACCGGTGTGATTGAAGGTGGATTAAATGTCACTCTCACCATCCGGCTACTTATGCATGGAAAG GAAGTTGGCAGTATCATCGGAAAG AAAGGAGAATCGGTTAAGAAGATGCGAGAGGAG AGTGGTGCACGTATCAACATCTCAGAAGGGAATTGTCCTGAGAGAATTATCACTTTGGCTGGACCCACTAATGCCATCTTCAAAGCCTTTGCTATGATCATTGACAAACTGGAAGAG GACATCAGCAGCTCTATGACCAATAGCACAGCTGCCAGTAGACCCCCAGTCACCCTGAGGCTGGTGGTCCCTGCTAGTCAGTGTGGCTCTCTCATTGGGAAAGGTGGTTGCAAGATCAAAGAGATTCGGGAG AGTACAGGAGCTCAGGTCCAGGTGGCAGGGGACATGCTCCCCAACTCCACTGAGCGGGCCATCACTATTGCTGGCATCCCGCAATCCATCATTGAGTGTGTGAAACAGATCTGCGTGGTCATGTTGGAG TCCCCCCCGAAGGGCGTGACCATCCCGTACCGGCCCAAGCCGTCCAGTTCTCCGGTCATCTTTGCAGGTGGTCAG TTGACCAAGCTGCACCAGTTGGCAATGCAACAGTCTCATTTTCCCATGacgcatggcaacaccggattcagTG GCATTGAATCCAGCTCTCCAGAGGTGAAAGGCTATTGGg caGGTTTGGATGCATCTGCTCAGACTACTTCTCATGAACTCACCATTCCAAACGAT ttGATTGGCTGCATAATCGGGCGTCAAGGCGCCAAAATCAATGAGATCCGTCAGATGTCTGGGGCGCAGATCAAAATTGCGAACCCAGTGGAAGGATCTACTGATAGGCAGGTTACCATCACTGGATCTGCTGCCAGCATTAGCCTGGCTCAATATCTAATCAATGTCAG TTTAGAAAACGCTAAACCCTCCTCCCAGGCAGCCTCCGTCACGATCCCTGATCACCTCAGCATCAACCTCTCTCAACCCTccaccccttcttcttcttcttcctcctccaccaccaccccctcgCTCGCCACAGCGGGGACCTCCGACGCACCCTCCAGCCTCCCCAACCCTCTTCCGACCGCCCCTTGTGTCTCCAGTCTGCTTGGCATGAAACCCATCCCTCTCCTGGCTCTAAATGTTGTGTCTGCTGCTAAGGGTACCGGGGCTTCagctaccaccaccaccacctctgccGTGCCATGTGTAACTAACAAACTGAAAAGCGAGAAACAGAGATTCTCTCCCTACTGA
- the PCBP2 gene encoding poly(rC)-binding protein 2 isoform X29 yields the protein MDTGVIEGGLNVTLTIRLLMHGKEVGSIIGKKGESVKKMREESGARINISEGNCPERIITLAGPTNAIFKAFAMIIDKLEEDISSSMTNSTAASRPPVTLRLVVPASQCGSLIGKGGCKIKEIRESTGAQVQVAGDMLPNSTERAITIAGIPQSIIECVKQICVVMLETLSQSPPKGVTIPYRPKPSSSPVIFAGGQDRYSTGSDSASFPHTTPSMCLNPDLEGPPLEAYTIQGQYAIPQPDLTKLHQLAMQQSHFPMTHGNTGFSGLDASAQTTSHELTIPNDLIGCIIGRQGAKINEIRQMSGAQIKIANPVEGSTDRQVTITGSAASISLAQYLINVRLSSETGGMGSS from the exons ATGGACACCGGTGTGATTGAAGGTGGATTAAATGTCACTCTCACCATCCGGCTACTTATGCATGGAAAG GAAGTTGGCAGTATCATCGGAAAG AAAGGAGAATCGGTTAAGAAGATGCGAGAGGAG AGTGGTGCACGTATCAACATCTCAGAAGGGAATTGTCCTGAGAGAATTATCACTTTGGCTGGACCCACTAATGCCATCTTCAAAGCCTTTGCTATGATCATTGACAAACTGGAAGAG GACATCAGCAGCTCTATGACCAATAGCACAGCTGCCAGTAGACCCCCAGTCACCCTGAGGCTGGTGGTCCCTGCTAGTCAGTGTGGCTCTCTCATTGGGAAAGGTGGTTGCAAGATCAAAGAGATTCGGGAG AGTACAGGAGCTCAGGTCCAGGTGGCAGGGGACATGCTCCCCAACTCCACTGAGCGGGCCATCACTATTGCTGGCATCCCGCAATCCATCATTGAGTGTGTGAAACAGATCTGCGTGGTCATGTTGGAG actCTCTCCCAGTCCCCCCCGAAGGGCGTGACCATCCCGTACCGGCCCAAGCCGTCCAGTTCTCCGGTCATCTTTGCAGGTGGTCAG GACAGGTACAGCACAGGCAGCGACAGTGCGAGCTTTCCCCACACCACCCCGTCCATGTGCCTCAACCCTGACCTGGAGGGACCACCTCTAGAG GCCTATACCATTCAAGGACAGTATGCCATTCCACAGCCAGAT TTGACCAAGCTGCACCAGTTGGCAATGCAACAGTCTCATTTTCCCATGacgcatggcaacaccggattcagTG GTTTGGATGCATCTGCTCAGACTACTTCTCATGAACTCACCATTCCAAACGAT ttGATTGGCTGCATAATCGGGCGTCAAGGCGCCAAAATCAATGAGATCCGTCAGATGTCTGGGGCGCAGATCAAAATTGCGAACCCAGTGGAAGGATCTACTGATAGGCAGGTTACCATCACTGGATCTGCTGCCAGCATTAGCCTGGCTCAATATCTAATCAATGTCAG GCTTTCCTCGGAGACGGGTGGCATGGGGAGCAGCTAG
- the PCBP2 gene encoding poly(rC)-binding protein 2 isoform X26, whose translation MDTGVIEGGLNVTLTIRLLMHGKEVGSIIGKKGESVKKMREESGARINISEGNCPERIITLAGPTNAIFKAFAMIIDKLEEDISSSMTNSTAASRPPVTLRLVVPASQCGSLIGKGGCKIKEIRESTGAQVQVAGDMLPNSTERAITIAGIPQSIIECVKQICVVMLESPPKGVTIPYRPKPSSSPVIFAGGQDRYSTGSDSASFPHTTPSMCLNPDLEGPPLEAYTIQGQYAIPQPDLTKLHQLAMQQSHFPMTHGNTGFSGIESSSPEVKGYWAGLDASAQTTSHELTIPNDLIGCIIGRQGAKINEIRQMSGAQIKIANPVEGSTDRQVTITGSAASISLAQYLINVRLSSETGGMGSS comes from the exons ATGGACACCGGTGTGATTGAAGGTGGATTAAATGTCACTCTCACCATCCGGCTACTTATGCATGGAAAG GAAGTTGGCAGTATCATCGGAAAG AAAGGAGAATCGGTTAAGAAGATGCGAGAGGAG AGTGGTGCACGTATCAACATCTCAGAAGGGAATTGTCCTGAGAGAATTATCACTTTGGCTGGACCCACTAATGCCATCTTCAAAGCCTTTGCTATGATCATTGACAAACTGGAAGAG GACATCAGCAGCTCTATGACCAATAGCACAGCTGCCAGTAGACCCCCAGTCACCCTGAGGCTGGTGGTCCCTGCTAGTCAGTGTGGCTCTCTCATTGGGAAAGGTGGTTGCAAGATCAAAGAGATTCGGGAG AGTACAGGAGCTCAGGTCCAGGTGGCAGGGGACATGCTCCCCAACTCCACTGAGCGGGCCATCACTATTGCTGGCATCCCGCAATCCATCATTGAGTGTGTGAAACAGATCTGCGTGGTCATGTTGGAG TCCCCCCCGAAGGGCGTGACCATCCCGTACCGGCCCAAGCCGTCCAGTTCTCCGGTCATCTTTGCAGGTGGTCAG GACAGGTACAGCACAGGCAGCGACAGTGCGAGCTTTCCCCACACCACCCCGTCCATGTGCCTCAACCCTGACCTGGAGGGACCACCTCTAGAG GCCTATACCATTCAAGGACAGTATGCCATTCCACAGCCAGAT TTGACCAAGCTGCACCAGTTGGCAATGCAACAGTCTCATTTTCCCATGacgcatggcaacaccggattcagTG GCATTGAATCCAGCTCTCCAGAGGTGAAAGGCTATTGGg caGGTTTGGATGCATCTGCTCAGACTACTTCTCATGAACTCACCATTCCAAACGAT ttGATTGGCTGCATAATCGGGCGTCAAGGCGCCAAAATCAATGAGATCCGTCAGATGTCTGGGGCGCAGATCAAAATTGCGAACCCAGTGGAAGGATCTACTGATAGGCAGGTTACCATCACTGGATCTGCTGCCAGCATTAGCCTGGCTCAATATCTAATCAATGTCAG GCTTTCCTCGGAGACGGGTGGCATGGGGAGCAGCTAG
- the PCBP2 gene encoding poly(rC)-binding protein 2 isoform X34, with amino-acid sequence MDTGVIEGGLNVTLTIRLLMHGKEVGSIIGKKGESVKKMREESGARINISEGNCPERIITLAGPTNAIFKAFAMIIDKLEEDISSSMTNSTAASRPPVTLRLVVPASQCGSLIGKGGCKIKEIRESTGAQVQVAGDMLPNSTERAITIAGIPQSIIECVKQICVVMLETLSQSPPKGVTIPYRPKPSSSPVIFAGGQAYTIQGQYAIPQPDLTKLHQLAMQQSHFPMTHGNTGFSGIESSSPEVKGYWAGLDASAQTTSHELTIPNDLIGCIIGRQGAKINEIRQMSGAQIKIANPVEGSTDRQVTITGSAASISLAQYLINVRLSSETGGMGSS; translated from the exons ATGGACACCGGTGTGATTGAAGGTGGATTAAATGTCACTCTCACCATCCGGCTACTTATGCATGGAAAG GAAGTTGGCAGTATCATCGGAAAG AAAGGAGAATCGGTTAAGAAGATGCGAGAGGAG AGTGGTGCACGTATCAACATCTCAGAAGGGAATTGTCCTGAGAGAATTATCACTTTGGCTGGACCCACTAATGCCATCTTCAAAGCCTTTGCTATGATCATTGACAAACTGGAAGAG GACATCAGCAGCTCTATGACCAATAGCACAGCTGCCAGTAGACCCCCAGTCACCCTGAGGCTGGTGGTCCCTGCTAGTCAGTGTGGCTCTCTCATTGGGAAAGGTGGTTGCAAGATCAAAGAGATTCGGGAG AGTACAGGAGCTCAGGTCCAGGTGGCAGGGGACATGCTCCCCAACTCCACTGAGCGGGCCATCACTATTGCTGGCATCCCGCAATCCATCATTGAGTGTGTGAAACAGATCTGCGTGGTCATGTTGGAG actCTCTCCCAGTCCCCCCCGAAGGGCGTGACCATCCCGTACCGGCCCAAGCCGTCCAGTTCTCCGGTCATCTTTGCAGGTGGTCAG GCCTATACCATTCAAGGACAGTATGCCATTCCACAGCCAGAT TTGACCAAGCTGCACCAGTTGGCAATGCAACAGTCTCATTTTCCCATGacgcatggcaacaccggattcagTG GCATTGAATCCAGCTCTCCAGAGGTGAAAGGCTATTGGg caGGTTTGGATGCATCTGCTCAGACTACTTCTCATGAACTCACCATTCCAAACGAT ttGATTGGCTGCATAATCGGGCGTCAAGGCGCCAAAATCAATGAGATCCGTCAGATGTCTGGGGCGCAGATCAAAATTGCGAACCCAGTGGAAGGATCTACTGATAGGCAGGTTACCATCACTGGATCTGCTGCCAGCATTAGCCTGGCTCAATATCTAATCAATGTCAG GCTTTCCTCGGAGACGGGTGGCATGGGGAGCAGCTAG
- the PCBP2 gene encoding poly(rC)-binding protein 2 isoform X28: protein MDTGVIEGGLNVTLTIRLLMHGKEVGSIIGKKGESVKKMREESGARINISEGNCPERIITLAGPTNAIFKAFAMIIDKLEEDISSSMTNSTAASRPPVTLRLVVPASQCGSLIGKGGCKIKEIRESTGAQVQVAGDMLPNSTERAITIAGIPQSIIECVKQICVVMLESPPKGVTIPYRPKPSSSPVIFAGGQDRYSTGSDSASFPHTTPSMCLNPDLEGPPLEAYTIQGQYAIPQPDLTKLHQLAMQQSHFPMTHGNTGFSGIESSSPEVKGYWAGLDASAQTTSHELTIPNDLIGCIIGRQGAKINEIRQMSGAQIKIANPVEGSTDRQVTITGSAASISLAQYLINVSTPGT, encoded by the exons ATGGACACCGGTGTGATTGAAGGTGGATTAAATGTCACTCTCACCATCCGGCTACTTATGCATGGAAAG GAAGTTGGCAGTATCATCGGAAAG AAAGGAGAATCGGTTAAGAAGATGCGAGAGGAG AGTGGTGCACGTATCAACATCTCAGAAGGGAATTGTCCTGAGAGAATTATCACTTTGGCTGGACCCACTAATGCCATCTTCAAAGCCTTTGCTATGATCATTGACAAACTGGAAGAG GACATCAGCAGCTCTATGACCAATAGCACAGCTGCCAGTAGACCCCCAGTCACCCTGAGGCTGGTGGTCCCTGCTAGTCAGTGTGGCTCTCTCATTGGGAAAGGTGGTTGCAAGATCAAAGAGATTCGGGAG AGTACAGGAGCTCAGGTCCAGGTGGCAGGGGACATGCTCCCCAACTCCACTGAGCGGGCCATCACTATTGCTGGCATCCCGCAATCCATCATTGAGTGTGTGAAACAGATCTGCGTGGTCATGTTGGAG TCCCCCCCGAAGGGCGTGACCATCCCGTACCGGCCCAAGCCGTCCAGTTCTCCGGTCATCTTTGCAGGTGGTCAG GACAGGTACAGCACAGGCAGCGACAGTGCGAGCTTTCCCCACACCACCCCGTCCATGTGCCTCAACCCTGACCTGGAGGGACCACCTCTAGAG GCCTATACCATTCAAGGACAGTATGCCATTCCACAGCCAGAT TTGACCAAGCTGCACCAGTTGGCAATGCAACAGTCTCATTTTCCCATGacgcatggcaacaccggattcagTG GCATTGAATCCAGCTCTCCAGAGGTGAAAGGCTATTGGg caGGTTTGGATGCATCTGCTCAGACTACTTCTCATGAACTCACCATTCCAAACGAT ttGATTGGCTGCATAATCGGGCGTCAAGGCGCCAAAATCAATGAGATCCGTCAGATGTCTGGGGCGCAGATCAAAATTGCGAACCCAGTGGAAGGATCTACTGATAGGCAGGTTACCATCACTGGATCTGCTGCCAGCATTAGCCTGGCTCAATATCTAATCAATGTCAG CACACCTGGGACTTAA
- the PCBP2 gene encoding poly(rC)-binding protein 2 isoform X32, which translates to MDTGVIEGGLNVTLTIRLLMHGKEVGSIIGKKGESVKKMREESGARINISEGNCPERIITLAGPTNAIFKAFAMIIDKLEEDISSSMTNSTAASRPPVTLRLVVPASQCGSLIGKGGCKIKEIRESTGAQVQVAGDMLPNSTERAITIAGIPQSIIECVKQICVVMLESPPKGVTIPYRPKPSSSPVIFAGGQDRYSTGSDSASFPHTTPSMCLNPDLEGPPLELTKLHQLAMQQSHFPMTHGNTGFSGIESSSPEVKGYWAGLDASAQTTSHELTIPNDLIGCIIGRQGAKINEIRQMSGAQIKIANPVEGSTDRQVTITGSAASISLAQYLINVRLSSETGGMGSS; encoded by the exons ATGGACACCGGTGTGATTGAAGGTGGATTAAATGTCACTCTCACCATCCGGCTACTTATGCATGGAAAG GAAGTTGGCAGTATCATCGGAAAG AAAGGAGAATCGGTTAAGAAGATGCGAGAGGAG AGTGGTGCACGTATCAACATCTCAGAAGGGAATTGTCCTGAGAGAATTATCACTTTGGCTGGACCCACTAATGCCATCTTCAAAGCCTTTGCTATGATCATTGACAAACTGGAAGAG GACATCAGCAGCTCTATGACCAATAGCACAGCTGCCAGTAGACCCCCAGTCACCCTGAGGCTGGTGGTCCCTGCTAGTCAGTGTGGCTCTCTCATTGGGAAAGGTGGTTGCAAGATCAAAGAGATTCGGGAG AGTACAGGAGCTCAGGTCCAGGTGGCAGGGGACATGCTCCCCAACTCCACTGAGCGGGCCATCACTATTGCTGGCATCCCGCAATCCATCATTGAGTGTGTGAAACAGATCTGCGTGGTCATGTTGGAG TCCCCCCCGAAGGGCGTGACCATCCCGTACCGGCCCAAGCCGTCCAGTTCTCCGGTCATCTTTGCAGGTGGTCAG GACAGGTACAGCACAGGCAGCGACAGTGCGAGCTTTCCCCACACCACCCCGTCCATGTGCCTCAACCCTGACCTGGAGGGACCACCTCTAGAG TTGACCAAGCTGCACCAGTTGGCAATGCAACAGTCTCATTTTCCCATGacgcatggcaacaccggattcagTG GCATTGAATCCAGCTCTCCAGAGGTGAAAGGCTATTGGg caGGTTTGGATGCATCTGCTCAGACTACTTCTCATGAACTCACCATTCCAAACGAT ttGATTGGCTGCATAATCGGGCGTCAAGGCGCCAAAATCAATGAGATCCGTCAGATGTCTGGGGCGCAGATCAAAATTGCGAACCCAGTGGAAGGATCTACTGATAGGCAGGTTACCATCACTGGATCTGCTGCCAGCATTAGCCTGGCTCAATATCTAATCAATGTCAG GCTTTCCTCGGAGACGGGTGGCATGGGGAGCAGCTAG
- the PCBP2 gene encoding poly(rC)-binding protein 2 isoform X23, which yields MDTGVIEGGLNVTLTIRLLMHGKEVGSIIGKKGESVKKMREESGARINISEGNCPERIITLAGPTNAIFKAFAMIIDKLEEDISSSMTNSTAASRPPVTLRLVVPASQCGSLIGKGGCKIKEIRESTGAQVQVAGDMLPNSTERAITIAGIPQSIIECVKQICVVMLETLSQSPPKGVTIPYRPKPSSSPVIFAGGQLTKLHQLAMQQSHFPMTHGNTGFSGLDASAQTTSHELTIPNDLIGCIIGRQGAKINEIRQMSGAQIKIANPVEGSTDRQVTITGSAASISLAQYLINVSLENAKPSSQAASVTIPDHLSINLSQPSTPSSSSSSSTTTPSLATAGTSDAPSSLPNPLPTAPCVSSLLGMKPIPLLALNVVSAAKGTGASATTTTTSAVPCVTNKLKSEKQRFSPY from the exons ATGGACACCGGTGTGATTGAAGGTGGATTAAATGTCACTCTCACCATCCGGCTACTTATGCATGGAAAG GAAGTTGGCAGTATCATCGGAAAG AAAGGAGAATCGGTTAAGAAGATGCGAGAGGAG AGTGGTGCACGTATCAACATCTCAGAAGGGAATTGTCCTGAGAGAATTATCACTTTGGCTGGACCCACTAATGCCATCTTCAAAGCCTTTGCTATGATCATTGACAAACTGGAAGAG GACATCAGCAGCTCTATGACCAATAGCACAGCTGCCAGTAGACCCCCAGTCACCCTGAGGCTGGTGGTCCCTGCTAGTCAGTGTGGCTCTCTCATTGGGAAAGGTGGTTGCAAGATCAAAGAGATTCGGGAG AGTACAGGAGCTCAGGTCCAGGTGGCAGGGGACATGCTCCCCAACTCCACTGAGCGGGCCATCACTATTGCTGGCATCCCGCAATCCATCATTGAGTGTGTGAAACAGATCTGCGTGGTCATGTTGGAG actCTCTCCCAGTCCCCCCCGAAGGGCGTGACCATCCCGTACCGGCCCAAGCCGTCCAGTTCTCCGGTCATCTTTGCAGGTGGTCAG TTGACCAAGCTGCACCAGTTGGCAATGCAACAGTCTCATTTTCCCATGacgcatggcaacaccggattcagTG GTTTGGATGCATCTGCTCAGACTACTTCTCATGAACTCACCATTCCAAACGAT ttGATTGGCTGCATAATCGGGCGTCAAGGCGCCAAAATCAATGAGATCCGTCAGATGTCTGGGGCGCAGATCAAAATTGCGAACCCAGTGGAAGGATCTACTGATAGGCAGGTTACCATCACTGGATCTGCTGCCAGCATTAGCCTGGCTCAATATCTAATCAATGTCAG TTTAGAAAACGCTAAACCCTCCTCCCAGGCAGCCTCCGTCACGATCCCTGATCACCTCAGCATCAACCTCTCTCAACCCTccaccccttcttcttcttcttcctcctccaccaccaccccctcgCTCGCCACAGCGGGGACCTCCGACGCACCCTCCAGCCTCCCCAACCCTCTTCCGACCGCCCCTTGTGTCTCCAGTCTGCTTGGCATGAAACCCATCCCTCTCCTGGCTCTAAATGTTGTGTCTGCTGCTAAGGGTACCGGGGCTTCagctaccaccaccaccacctctgccGTGCCATGTGTAACTAACAAACTGAAAAGCGAGAAACAGAGATTCTCTCCCTACTGA